ATAATAACTGTAACTAGTAAAATTTGTATGCTTTGTTAGATTTGTTCGAAAATGCAGTCCCATATCGTTCGATTCAAATCGATGTAAATCCGTCAAGCTTTTGCGATTAATCGTTTGCAACGCATCTGAAAATTGAAGGTTAGCATAATACTGAACAAAAGCAGTTTGATCAAGTTTTTTATGTACTTGTAATCCAACGTTCGATAGTCCTAAAGCCACTTGATACGAATCCTCCTCTAGTTGTTTTGTTGTTTCTATTTCAACGATTCCCGCTGTAGCATTCCCGTAATTCAATGGAGGGTTACTAGCATATACATATTGTTTATCTAGCAGTTCTGCATTGAAAATAGAAAAATTACCTAGACCATTATCTTGGGTATTCCGCACGGGATTCACAACAGGTACCCCATTCAGGTATACCCTAGACTGATCAGCTAATCCTCCTCGAAGCACAGGATTTGCTGTTTCTGAGCTAGAGGTAGACATCGGCAAAAGACTAATTGCTTTTAGTGGATCTCCACTAGAAGCAGGATTAAAATAAATATCCAGTCGATTCATCTTATTACTTGAAAATTTTTCTGCGATGGGATCTTGCCTCACAATGACAATTTCATGTAGGGCTTGCCTTGTAGAATCCAGTTCTCTTTCTTGCGCACAGGCTACTGTAGAGACAACGCTAAAGCTGAGAACGAATCCTAAACTTTTAAAACGAAAAAGCATACATTACTAACACAAACAAAGGAATAGCAAAACAAGACCAAGCTATAATGACCGCTAGGCAACTGAATAAAAAGTATAAACACAACAACAATCGCTTGGCTGTTATTCTCTCTTTTAAAAAGCGTTTAAAAACGAGGTAAGACTCCTGCCAAAGGCTTTCTTTTCCCATTAGTTCATTGAATATAAAATAACCATCCGTATAAGGCAGAAAGATATTTACATTAAACAGCGATCGTATACCGATGGAAATGAGCATAGTATAACCTATAAAGGCAAGAGTGGGATGAGTATCTTTCCAAACCACCGTTCCCACAAGAATCAAGAGCACTGTTATACCATCAAAAATAGCTCCTCCAGCATAAGATACCAAGCGATGTTTCTTCTTTGATATTTGTTGAATATACAACTTAGCATAAAATACAGGAATGATATACAACAGTAATCCAACCCCAAAGATGGAACATTTACCACCGTATACCTTATAAAATAAATAGTGCCCCCATTCATGTATAACAATGCTAACAAATGCTCCCATATAGATAAAAACAATCAATTGTTTGAACGAATAGGGTACCAGATATAACGTTGCTTTATAATTTTCAGCAAATGCTATAGGATGCAGATTTAAATAAAATAACGCGCCTAAAGTCAACCCAATGACCAGTATAAACAACGCCAAAAGCACCTCCTTTTTTTCCAAGAAACGCTCCAATATCGTACACGTAAAATCCAATGAAAATAATTCAAGTATGGCTTTTCGTCTCTTCCATCGCAATTGAACAATGTATTGGCTCTTTGCCCCTACTTCCTGAACAATTATTTTCTTTTGTTCAGCCAAATCCAAGAGCAGATCCAATTGCTGCTCTCCAATTTCTACTTGTGTACTAAAAAAAGCAAGAACAGCCTCCTTGTTTAGCACCCGACAATAATAGGAGATAATATCATATTCCAGTTTAGACAGTTTCACCAAATAATCAGCATCTTTAACTTTTAAAAGTAAATCATCTTGCTGTTCTGCTATACAAATGATGTGATTTAACTTCATACTTCTGATTTAAGTTGGTGCCCAATAGCCATACAAAATAAGGGTTGATGTAGCGTATTTTTCAATGCTAACAACTGGTGCATTTCTTTATTTAAAAACCCTCCAAACGCACAACATCCCAGATCTAAAGCAGCAGCGGCTAAGTAAGCGGCATGTATGCAAGCTCCAACCTCAACAAGAGATAAAGCCACACCAAAATCCTGATATTTAAAGGAATGCTTGTTTAAAACTGAAGTAAAAACCACAAAGGCAGAAGCTCGTTCAAAATCAATAGAAGCAGCTGGTGTTTTTAGGATAATCTCATAAAAATTCGTCCAATCTGCTGAGGTATGAAAAGCAGTAATCAACTCTAAATTAAACTGAAATACATTATATCGATACACACCTAAGGGGAGTTCCTTGATGCGATGATTAATAAAATAAAGTTCTGTAGGATACAACGAACCACCAGAGGCTATATTCCTCTTCTTTCGCATGAGTTTTGTTCCATCCAAATTCAATTCTTCTTGTCCCGTTAGCGTATAACACAACTGAAAAAACGCACTGATATCAGCCAAAGAAAGTGGGACCTCAGTGAATTTCCGAACACTCTTTCTTTGTTGATTCAATTGATTTAAACTCCTAGCCCAATCAGAAGAATGCAAATTTGTATCCAAGGCATACGCGGTACAAAACCCCATTTCATACTGAGATTCAACTATTTTTTTTACCAATTTCGGGTTCTTATTGATATAGGCGATTCGCTTGAATTTATCCAAAGACTCCCTGTCGTATTTTTTAAACTTTATATGCTCTAAAAAATCCAAAGTTCCTTCACTTAATCGATGCTCCGATAATACATTTAATAGCTCTTCTTGTGTCATTGGTGTGATAGATTAAGTTGGTATTTTTTTCGAAGTTCATCTAGTTTCGTTTGCTTACCTTCTTGTTCATAGTATTGAAGCAACAACTGATAAAGTTGCTTTCGCCCCCAAGTAGGTGCATAATCCTCAGATGTTAAAGCATCCGGGCAAGCCAATCCCTCTACAGCGTAGGTTTCTACTTTTTGCATGCCTCCAAACATTTTAGGTGTATGAAAATTATGAGACGCTAATACAAGATAAGCCCTGAGGTTCTCTTTATTGAGTGCCAATGCATGTTTAGCAGCAGTTTCTGCGGCTGTCGATACCTTTGCCAATTGCGTAATATTGACAAATTGAATGGAAAAAGAAGTAACTTGAGCCAAAAGCGCATAATATTCCGAATTATCATATTCTTTTTTGTGCATCACTGCTAGGGATTGAGCAACAGCCTCCGCTGCTTTTGTATCATCAGCTGAAATTGTTTTATAAAAAACGGCCGTGTAATAAAGTAAATACGCTTTCCAGTACATAGCATAAAAATCAGTACGCACCTCGGCTATATTTCTTAATTCCTCTTCTATACCCTGCATATTTTTATCTTTAAATAGCTGTTCAACAATACGATCTATTCGAACTTGATAGGTTTGTTTTACAGCAGTATGAGGTGTTGTTCCGCCTAAGTATTCTATAGCTATATGATTGGGAATAAGTTCGCTATTCTCTTTGTTTTTGGAAGTATAACTACAACATACTTGGCTACAAACCATACTTAATACTACACTAATTTTTACGAGTTGTTTTATTTTCATTGTCTTATTTTTTAAGGGAAAGGATGCGGAAAAGAAGTGAATAGATTTTCTTGTGAATCAAATAATCCCAAATAAGGATAGTTAAAATCCCCAGTCAACAAACTAAGTTGGGGTGTTACCACTTTAATCACTTCAAACCCTAATTGCAACGTATCTTTAGTATTCAAATGGGCATAATACACCTCATTTATTCCTTTTTTCATCAATTCATGGGCGGTGAAATTCAGTACATGATGCGGGTGATACTCCACCCAAGTTGTCGTATAATTTACTTCACTTCGTACATCTTGAAGAATCGGCACCTGTTGTACCAAATTTGGATAAAGATTGTACAAGGCATAGTGTTTCTTAAAGGAATCAATCTCCGAAAAATCAAAAGTCTCTATTTT
The window above is part of the Myroides odoratus DSM 2801 genome. Proteins encoded here:
- a CDS encoding zinc metalloprotease; protein product: MKLNHIICIAEQQDDLLLKVKDADYLVKLSKLEYDIISYYCRVLNKEAVLAFFSTQVEIGEQQLDLLLDLAEQKKIIVQEVGAKSQYIVQLRWKRRKAILELFSLDFTCTILERFLEKKEVLLALFILVIGLTLGALFYLNLHPIAFAENYKATLYLVPYSFKQLIVFIYMGAFVSIVIHEWGHYLFYKVYGGKCSIFGVGLLLYIIPVFYAKLYIQQISKKKHRLVSYAGGAIFDGITVLLILVGTVVWKDTHPTLAFIGYTMLISIGIRSLFNVNIFLPYTDGYFIFNELMGKESLWQESYLVFKRFLKERITAKRLLLCLYFLFSCLAVIIAWSCFAIPLFVLVMYAFSF
- a CDS encoding SagB family peptide dehydrogenase is translated as MTQEELLNVLSEHRLSEGTLDFLEHIKFKKYDRESLDKFKRIAYINKNPKLVKKIVESQYEMGFCTAYALDTNLHSSDWARSLNQLNQQRKSVRKFTEVPLSLADISAFFQLCYTLTGQEELNLDGTKLMRKKRNIASGGSLYPTELYFINHRIKELPLGVYRYNVFQFNLELITAFHTSADWTNFYEIILKTPAASIDFERASAFVVFTSVLNKHSFKYQDFGVALSLVEVGACIHAAYLAAAALDLGCCAFGGFLNKEMHQLLALKNTLHQPLFCMAIGHQLKSEV